The following proteins are co-located in the Lepisosteus oculatus isolate fLepOcu1 chromosome 9, fLepOcu1.hap2, whole genome shotgun sequence genome:
- the LOC138241209 gene encoding autotransporter adhesin BpaC-like, with product MMLRKKTRWFLLHVLLLGLTAAVPLVDRGLRISRWKEMQLSDGSDYTAALKSNLFVSDAQHGERIDEVKAQASPAAFPDSLHIDVLHKAMSDATQKDVPSSVKAYTYALESAPSPDEAVGDLEGDPRAIEWDPTALEGDIGDVQGDPTAAEGDLEGDPSSLEGDIGDVEGDPTAPEGDVEGDPSSLEGDTGDVEGDPTTAEGDVEGDPSSLEGDTGDVEGDPTAAEGDVEGDPSSLEGDTGDVEGDPTAAEGDVEGDPSSLEGDIDDVEGDPTAAEGDLEGDPSSLEGDTGDVEGDPTAAEGDPTAAEGDVEGDPSSLEGDIDDVEGDPTAAEGDLERDPFSLEGDIGDVEGDPTAAEGDLERDPSSHEGDIGEVGGDPTALEGDLEGDPSSLEGDIGDAEGDPSAAEGDPTALEGDIGDVEGDPTAAEGDVEADPSSLEGDIGDVEGDPTAAEGDVEGFW from the exons ATGATGTTACGGAAAAAAACGCGCTGGTTTCTGCTGcatgtgcttctgctgggaCTGACGGCAGCAGTTCCATTAGTGGATCGCGGGCTGAGAATATCCCGTTGGAAAGAAATGCAGCTGAGTGATGGCAGCGATTACACGGCTGCATTGAAGAGCAACTTGTTTGTCAGTGACGCACAGCATGGGGAAAGGATAGACGAGGTAAAAGCTCAGGCCAGTCCAGCTGCATTTCCAGATAGTCTACACATCGATGTTCTTCACAAAGCAATGAGTGATGCAACACAGAAAGATGTCCCATCATCCGTTAAAGCGTACACATATGCCCTAGAAAGTGCTCCTTCTCCCGATGAGGCTGTTGGTGACCTGGAGGGGGACCCCAGAGCTATTGAATGGGACCCCACTGCACTGGAAGGGGATATTGGTGACGTGCAgggtgaccccactgctgctgaaggtgacctggagggagacccctcttccctggaaggggatatAGGTGACGTGGAGGGTGACCCCACTGCTCCTGAAGGTGACGTTGAGGGagacccctcttccctggaaggggatacAGGTGACGTGGAGGGTGACCCCACTACTGCTGAAGGTGACGTTGAGGGagacccctcttccctggaaggggatacTGGTGACGTGGAgggtgaccccactgctgctgaaggtgatgttgagggagacccctcttccctggaaggggatacTGGTGACGTGGAGGGggaccccactgctgctgaaggtgacgttgagggagacccctcttccctggaaggggatattgatgatgtggagggtgaccccactgctgctgagGGGGACCTGGAGGGagacccctcttccctggaaggggatacAG GTGACGTGGAgggtgaccccactgctgctgaaggtgaccccactgctgctgaaggtgacgttgagggagacccctcttccctggaaggggatattgatgatgtggagggtgaccccactgctgctgaaggtgacCTGGAGAGAGACCCCTTttccctggaaggggatatAGGTGACGTGGAgggtgaccccactgctgctgaaggtgacCTGGAGAGAGACCCCTCTTCCCATGAAGGGGATATTGGTGAGGTGGGGGGTGACCCCACTGCTCTTGAAGGTGACCTGGAGGGAGACCCCTCTTCCCTAGAAGGGGATATAGGTGATGCTGAGGGTGACCCCAGTGCTGCTGAGGGGGACCCTACTGCACTGGAAGGGGATATTGGTGATGTGGAgggtgaccccactgctgctgaaggtgacGTGGAGGCagacccctcttccctggaaggggatatAGGTGACGTGGAgggtgaccccactgctgctgaagggGACGTGGAGG ggttctggtga
- the LOC138241210 gene encoding aggrecan core protein-like isoform X2: MMLRKKTRWFLLHVLLLGLTAAVPLVDRGLRISRWKEMQLSDGSDYTAALKSNLFVSDAQHGERIDEVKAQASPAAFPDSLHIDVLHKAMSDATQKDVPSSVKAYTYALESAPSPDEAVGDLEGDPRAIEWDPTALEGDIGDVQGDPTAPEGDVEGDPSSLEGDIGDVEGDPTAPEGDVEGDPSSLEGDTGDVEGDPTTAEGDVEGDPSSLEGDTGDVEGDPTAAEGDVEGDPSSLEGDTGDVEGDPTAAEGDVEGDPSSLEGDIDDVEGDPTAAEGDLEGDPSSLEGDTGDVEGDPTAAEGDPTAAEGDVEGDPSSLKGDIDDVEGDPTALEGDLEGDPSSLEGDTGDVEGDPTTAEGDVEGDPSSLEGDIDDVEGDPTAAEGDLERDPFSLEGDIGDVEGDPTAAEGDPTAAEGDVEGDPSSLEGDIDDVEGDPTAAEGDLERDPFSLEGDIGDVEGDPTAAEGDPTAAEGDVEGDPSSLEGDIDDVEGDPTAAEGDLERDPFSLEGDIGDVEGDPTAAEGDVEGDPSSLEGDIDDVEGDPTAAEGDLEKDPSSYEGDIGEVGGDPTALEGDLEGDPSSLEGDIGDAEGDPSAAEGDPTALEGDIGDVEGDPTAAEGDAEGDPSAAEGDPTALEGDIGDVEGDPTAPEGDVEADPSSLEGDIGDVEGDPTAAEGDVEADPSSLEGDIGGVEGFW, translated from the exons ATGATGTTACGGAAAAAAACGCGCTGGTTTCTGCTGcatgtgcttctgctgggaCTGACGGCAGCAGTTCCATTAGTGGATCGCGGGCTGAGAATATCCCGTTGGAAAGAAATGCAGCTGAGTGATGGCAGCGATTACACGGCTGCATTGAAGAGCAACTTGTTTGTCAGTGACGCACAGCATGGGGAAAGGATAGACGAGGTAAAAGCTCAGGCCAGTCCAGCTGCATTTCCAGATAGTCTACACATCGATGTTCTTCACAAAGCAATGAGTGATGCAACACAGAAAGATGTCCCATCATCCGTTAAAGCGTACACATATGCCCTAGAAAGTGCTCCTTCTCCCGATGAGGCTGTTGGTGACCTGGAGGGGGACCCCAGAGCTATTGAATGGGACCCCACTGCACTGGAAGGGGATATTGGTGACGTGCAGGGTGACCCCACTGCTCCTGAAGGTGACGTTGAGGGagacccctcttccctggaaggggatatAGGTGACGTGGAGGGTGACCCCACTGCTCCTGAAGGTGACGTTGAGGGagacccctcttccctggaaggggatacAGGTGACGTGGAGGGTGACCCCACTACTGCTGAAGGTGACGTTGAGGGagacccctcttccctggaaggggatacTGGTGACGTGGAgggtgaccccactgctgctgaaggtgatgttgagggagacccctcttccctggaaggggatacTGGTGACGTGGAGGGggaccccactgctgctgaaggtgacgttgagggagacccctcttccctggaaggggatattgatgatgtggagggtgaccccactgctgctgagGGGGACCTGGAGGGagacccctcttccctggaaggggatacAG GTGACGTGGAgggtgaccccactgctgctgaaggtgaccccactgctgctgaaggtgatGTTGAGGGAGACCCCTCTTCCCTGAAAGGGGATATTGATGATGTGGAGGGTGACCCCACTGCTCTTGAAGGTGACCTGGAGGGagacccctcttccctggaaggggatacAGGTGACGTGGAGGGTGACCCCACTACTGCTGAAGGTGATGTTGAGGGagacccctcttccctggaaggggatattgatgatgtggagggtgaccccactgctgctgaaggtgacCTGGAGAGAGACCCCTTttccctggaaggggatatAGGTGACGTGGAgggtgaccccactgctgctgaaggtgaccccactgctgctgaaggtgacgttgagggagacccctcttccctggaaggggatattgatgatgtggagggtgaccccactgctgctgaaggtgacCTGGAGAGAGACCCCTTttccctggaaggggatatAGGTGACGTGGAgggtgaccccactgctgctgaaggtgaccccactgctgctgaaggtgacgttgagggagacccctcttccctggaaggggatattgatgatgtggagggtgaccccactgctgctgaaggtgacCTGGAGAGAGACCCCTTttccctggaaggggatatAGGTGACGTGGAgggtgaccccactgctgctgaaggtgacgttgagggagacccctcttccctggaaggggatattgatgatgtggagggtgaccccactgctgctgaaggtgacCTGGAGAAAGACCCATCTTCCTATGAAGGGGATATTGGTGAGGTGGGGGGTGACCCCACTGCTCTTGAAGGTGACCTGGAGGGAGACCCCTCTTCCCTAGAAGGGGATATAGGTGATGCTGAGGGTGACCCCAGTGCTGCTGAGGGGGACCCTACTGCACTGGAAGGGGATATTGGTGATGTGGAgggtgaccccactgctgctgaaggtgatGCTGAGGGTGACCCCAGTGCTGCTGAGGGGGACCCCACTGCACTGGAAGGGGATATTGGTGACGTGGAGGGTGACCCCACTGCTCCTGAAGGTGACGTGGAGGCagacccctcttccctggaaggggatatAGGTGACGTGGAgggtgaccccactgctgctgaagggGACGTGGAGGCagacccctcttccctggaaggggatatAGGTGGTGTGGAGG ggttctggtga
- the LOC138241210 gene encoding aggrecan core protein-like isoform X1, protein MMLRKKTRWFLLHVLLLGLTAAVPLVDRGLRISRWKEMQLSDGSDYTAALKSNLFVSDAQHGERIDEVKAQASPAAFPDSLHIDVLHKAMSDATQKDVPSSVKAYTYALESAPSPDEAVGDLEGDPRAIEWDPTALEGDIGDVQGDPTAPEGDVEGDPSSLEGDIGDVEGDPTAPEGDVEGDPSSLEGDTGDVEGDPTTAEGDVEGDPSSLEGDTGDVEGDPTAAEGDVEGDPSSLEGDTGDVEGDPTAAEGDVEGDPSSLEGDIDDVEGDPTAAEGDLEGDPSSLEGDTGDVEGDPTTAEGDVEGDPSSLEGDTGDVEGDPTAAEGDVEGDPSSLEGDTGDVEGDPTAAEGDLERDPFSLEGDIGDVEGDPTAAEGDPTAAEGDVEGDPSSLKGDIDDVEGDPTALEGDLEGDPSSLEGDTGDVEGDPTTAEGDVEGDPSSLEGDIDDVEGDPTAAEGDLERDPFSLEGDIGDVEGDPTAAEGDPTAAEGDVEGDPSSLEGDIDDVEGDPTAAEGDLERDPFSLEGDIGDVEGDPTAAEGDPTAAEGDVEGDPSSLEGDIDDVEGDPTAAEGDLERDPFSLEGDIGDVEGDPTAAEGDVEGDPSSLEGDIDDVEGDPTAAEGDLEKDPSSYEGDIGEVGGDPTALEGDLEGDPSSLEGDIGDAEGDPSAAEGDPTALEGDIGDVEGDPTAAEGDAEGDPSAAEGDPTALEGDIGDVEGDPTAPEGDVEADPSSLEGDIGDVEGDPTAAEGDVEADPSSLEGDIGGVEGFW, encoded by the exons ATGATGTTACGGAAAAAAACGCGCTGGTTTCTGCTGcatgtgcttctgctgggaCTGACGGCAGCAGTTCCATTAGTGGATCGCGGGCTGAGAATATCCCGTTGGAAAGAAATGCAGCTGAGTGATGGCAGCGATTACACGGCTGCATTGAAGAGCAACTTGTTTGTCAGTGACGCACAGCATGGGGAAAGGATAGACGAGGTAAAAGCTCAGGCCAGTCCAGCTGCATTTCCAGATAGTCTACACATCGATGTTCTTCACAAAGCAATGAGTGATGCAACACAGAAAGATGTCCCATCATCCGTTAAAGCGTACACATATGCCCTAGAAAGTGCTCCTTCTCCCGATGAGGCTGTTGGTGACCTGGAGGGGGACCCCAGAGCTATTGAATGGGACCCCACTGCACTGGAAGGGGATATTGGTGACGTGCAGGGTGACCCCACTGCTCCTGAAGGTGACGTTGAGGGagacccctcttccctggaaggggatatAGGTGACGTGGAGGGTGACCCCACTGCTCCTGAAGGTGACGTTGAGGGagacccctcttccctggaaggggatacAGGTGACGTGGAGGGTGACCCCACTACTGCTGAAGGTGACGTTGAGGGagacccctcttccctggaaggggatacTGGTGACGTGGAgggtgaccccactgctgctgaaggtgatgttgagggagacccctcttccctggaaggggatacTGGTGACGTGGAGGGggaccccactgctgctgaaggtgacgttgagggagacccctcttccctggaaggggatattgatgatgtggagggtgaccccactgctgctgagGGGGACCTGGAGGGagacccctcttccctggaaggggatacAGGTGACGTGGAGGGTGACCCCACTACTGCTGAAGGTGATGTTGAGGGagacccctcttccctggaaggggatacTGGTGACGTGGAGGGggaccccactgctgctgaaggtgatgttgagggagacccctcttccctggaaggggatacTGGTGACGTGGAGGGggaccccactgctgctgaaggtgacCTGGAGAGAGACCCCTTttccctggaaggggatatAGGTGACGTGGAgggtgaccccactgctgctgaaggtgaccccactgctgctgaaggtgatGTTGAGGGAGACCCCTCTTCCCTGAAAGGGGATATTGATGATGTGGAGGGTGACCCCACTGCTCTTGAAGGTGACCTGGAGGGagacccctcttccctggaaggggatacAGGTGACGTGGAGGGTGACCCCACTACTGCTGAAGGTGATGTTGAGGGagacccctcttccctggaaggggatattgatgatgtggagggtgaccccactgctgctgaaggtgacCTGGAGAGAGACCCCTTttccctggaaggggatatAGGTGACGTGGAgggtgaccccactgctgctgaaggtgaccccactgctgctgaaggtgacgttgagggagacccctcttccctggaaggggatattgatgatgtggagggtgaccccactgctgctgaaggtgacCTGGAGAGAGACCCCTTttccctggaaggggatatAGGTGACGTGGAgggtgaccccactgctgctgaaggtgaccccactgctgctgaaggtgacgttgagggagacccctcttccctggaaggggatattgatgatgtggagggtgaccccactgctgctgaaggtgacCTGGAGAGAGACCCCTTttccctggaaggggatatAGGTGACGTGGAgggtgaccccactgctgctgaaggtgacgttgagggagacccctcttccctggaaggggatattgatgatgtggagggtgaccccactgctgctgaaggtgacCTGGAGAAAGACCCATCTTCCTATGAAGGGGATATTGGTGAGGTGGGGGGTGACCCCACTGCTCTTGAAGGTGACCTGGAGGGAGACCCCTCTTCCCTAGAAGGGGATATAGGTGATGCTGAGGGTGACCCCAGTGCTGCTGAGGGGGACCCTACTGCACTGGAAGGGGATATTGGTGATGTGGAgggtgaccccactgctgctgaaggtgatGCTGAGGGTGACCCCAGTGCTGCTGAGGGGGACCCCACTGCACTGGAAGGGGATATTGGTGACGTGGAGGGTGACCCCACTGCTCCTGAAGGTGACGTGGAGGCagacccctcttccctggaaggggatatAGGTGACGTGGAgggtgaccccactgctgctgaagggGACGTGGAGGCagacccctcttccctggaaggggatatAGGTGGTGTGGAGG ggttctggtga
- the LOC138241211 gene encoding autotransporter adhesin BpaC-like isoform X2, which yields MMLRKKTRWFLLHVLLLGLTAAVPLVDRGLRISRWKEMQLSDGSDYTAALKSNLFVSDAQHGERIDEVKAQASPAAFPDSLHIDVLHKAMSDATQKDVPSSVKAYTYALESPPSPDEAVGDLEGDPRAIEWDPTALEGDIGDVQGDPTAAEGDVEGDPSSLEGDTGDVEGDPTTAEGDVEGDPSSLEGDTGDVEGDPTAAEGDVEGDPSSLEGDTGDVEGDPTAAEGDVEGDPSSLEGDIDDVEGDPTAAEGDLEGDPSSLEGDTGDVEGDPTAAEGDPTAAEGDVEGDPSSLEGDIDDVEGDPTAAEGDLERDPSSLEGDIGDVGGDPTALEGDLEGDPSSLEGDIGDAEGDPSAAEGDPTALEGDTGDVEGDPTAAEGDVEGDPSSLEGDIDDVEGDPTAAEGDLERDPFSLEGDIGDVEGDPTAAEGDVEGDPSSLEGDIDDVEGDPTAAEGDLERDPFSLEGDIDDVEGDPTALEGDLEGDPSSLEGDIGDAEGDPSAAEGDPTALEGDIGDVEGDPTAAEGDAEGDPSSLEGDIGDVEGDPTAAEGDVEADPSSLEGDIGGVEGFW from the exons ATGATGTTACGGAAAAAAACGCGCTGGTTTCTGCTGcatgtgcttctgctgggaCTGACGGCAGCAGTTCCATTAGTGGATCGCGGGCTGAGAATATCCCGTTGGAAAGAAATGCAGCTGAGTGATGGCAGCGATTACACGGCTGCATTGAAGAGCAACTTGTTTGTCAGTGACGCACAGCATGGGGAAAGGATAGACGAGGTAAAAGCTCAGGCCAGTCCAGCTGCATTTCCAGATAGTCTACACATCGATGTTCTTCACAAAGCAATGAGTGATGCAACACAGAAAGATGTCCCATCATCCGTTAAAGCGTACACATATGCCCTAGAAAGTCCTCCTTCTCCCGATGAGGCTGTTGGTGACCTGGAGGGGGACCCCAGAGCTATTGAATGGGACCCCACTGCACTGGAAGGGGATATTGGTGACGTGCAgggtgaccccactgctgctgaaggtgacgttgagggagacccctcttccctggaaggggatacAGGTGACGTGGAGGGTGACCCCACTACTGCTGAAGGTGACGTTGAGGGagacccctcttccctggaaggggatacTGGTGACGTGGAgggtgaccccactgctgctgaaggtgacgttgagggagacccctcttccctggaaggggatacTGGTGACGTGGAGGGggaccccactgctgctgaaggtgacgttgagggagacccctcttccctggaaggggatattgatgatgtggagggtgaccccactgctgctgagGGGGACCTGGAGGGagacccctcttccctggaaggggatacAGGTGACGTGGAgggtgaccccactgctgctgaaggtgaccccactgctgctgaag gtgacgttgagggagacccctcttccctggaaggggatattgatgatgtggagggtgaccccactgctgctgaaggtgacCTGGAGAGagacccctcttccctggaaggggatatTGGTGACGTGGGGGGTGACCCCACTGCTCTTGAAGGTGACCTGGAGGGAGACCCCTCTTCCCTAGAAGGGGATATAGGTGATGCTGAGGGTGACCCCAGTGCTGCTGAGGGGGACCCTACTGCACTGGAAGGGGATACTGGTGACGTGGAGGGggaccccactgctgctgaaggtgacgttgagggagacccctcttccctggaaggggatattgatgatgtggagggtgaccccactgctgctgaaggtgacCTGGAGAGAGACCCCTTttccctggaaggggatatAGGTGACGTGGAgggtgaccccactgctgctgaaggtgatgttgagggagacccctcttccctggaaggggatattgatgatgtggagggtgaccccactgctgctgaaggtgacCTGGAGAGAGACCCCTTttccctggaaggggatatTGATGATGTGGAGGGTGACCCCACTGCTCTTGAAGGTGACCTGGAGGGAGACCCCTCTTCCCTAGAAGGGGATATAGGTGATGCTGAGGGTGACCCCAGTGCTGCTGAGGGGGACCCTACTGCACTGGAAGGGGATATTGGTGATGTGGAgggtgaccccactgctgctgaaggtgatGCTGAGGGTgacccctcttccctggaaggggatatAGGTGACGTGGAgggtgaccccactgctgctgaagggGACGTGGAGGCagacccctcttccctggaaggggatatAGGTGGTGTGGAGG ggttctggtga
- the LOC138241211 gene encoding autotransporter adhesin BpaC-like isoform X1, with the protein MMLRKKTRWFLLHVLLLGLTAAVPLVDRGLRISRWKEMQLSDGSDYTAALKSNLFVSDAQHGERIDEVKAQASPAAFPDSLHIDVLHKAMSDATQKDVPSSVKAYTYALESPPSPDEAVGDLEGDPRAIEWDPTALEGDIGDVQGDPTAAEGDVEGDPSSLEGDTGDVEGDPTTAEGDVEGDPSSLEGDTGDVEGDPTAAEGDVEGDPSSLEGDTGDVEGDPTAAEGDVEGDPSSLEGDIDDVEGDPTAAEGDLEGDPSSLEGDTGDVEGDPTAAEGDPTAAEGDVEGDPSSLEGDTGDVEGDPTAAEGDVEGDPSSLEGDIDDVEGDPTAAEGDLEGDPSSLEGDIDDVEGDPTAAEGDLEGDPSSLEGDIDDVEGDPTAAEGDLEGDPSSLEGDIGDVEGDPTAAEGDVEGDPSSLEGDIDDVEGDPTAAEGDLERDPSSLEGDIGDVGGDPTALEGDLEGDPSSLEGDIGDAEGDPSAAEGDPTALEGDTGDVEGDPTAAEGDVEGDPSSLEGDIDDVEGDPTAAEGDLERDPFSLEGDIGDVEGDPTAAEGDVEGDPSSLEGDIDDVEGDPTAAEGDLERDPFSLEGDIDDVEGDPTALEGDLEGDPSSLEGDIGDAEGDPSAAEGDPTALEGDIGDVEGDPTAAEGDAEGDPSSLEGDIGDVEGDPTAAEGDVEADPSSLEGDIGGVEGFW; encoded by the exons ATGATGTTACGGAAAAAAACGCGCTGGTTTCTGCTGcatgtgcttctgctgggaCTGACGGCAGCAGTTCCATTAGTGGATCGCGGGCTGAGAATATCCCGTTGGAAAGAAATGCAGCTGAGTGATGGCAGCGATTACACGGCTGCATTGAAGAGCAACTTGTTTGTCAGTGACGCACAGCATGGGGAAAGGATAGACGAGGTAAAAGCTCAGGCCAGTCCAGCTGCATTTCCAGATAGTCTACACATCGATGTTCTTCACAAAGCAATGAGTGATGCAACACAGAAAGATGTCCCATCATCCGTTAAAGCGTACACATATGCCCTAGAAAGTCCTCCTTCTCCCGATGAGGCTGTTGGTGACCTGGAGGGGGACCCCAGAGCTATTGAATGGGACCCCACTGCACTGGAAGGGGATATTGGTGACGTGCAgggtgaccccactgctgctgaaggtgacgttgagggagacccctcttccctggaaggggatacAGGTGACGTGGAGGGTGACCCCACTACTGCTGAAGGTGACGTTGAGGGagacccctcttccctggaaggggatacTGGTGACGTGGAgggtgaccccactgctgctgaaggtgacgttgagggagacccctcttccctggaaggggatacTGGTGACGTGGAGGGggaccccactgctgctgaaggtgacgttgagggagacccctcttccctggaaggggatattgatgatgtggagggtgaccccactgctgctgagGGGGACCTGGAGGGagacccctcttccctggaaggggatacAGGTGACGTGGAgggtgaccccactgctgctgaaggtgaccccactgctgctgaaggtgatgttgagggagacccctcttccctggaaggggatacTGGTGACGTGGAGGGggaccccactgctgctgaaggtgatgttgagggagacccctcttccctggaaggggatattgatgatgtggagggtgaccccactgctgctgagGGGGACCTGGAGGGagacccctcttccctggaaggggatattgatgatgtggagggtgaccccactgctgctgagGGGGACCTGGAGGGagacccctcttccctggaaggggatattgatgatgtggagggtgaccccactgctgctgagGGGGACCTGGAGGGAGACCCCTCCTCCCTGGAAGGGGATATTGGTGACGTGGAgggtgaccccactgctgctgaaggtgacgttgagggagacccctcttccctggaaggggatattgatgatgtggagggtgaccccactgctgctgaaggtgacCTGGAGAGagacccctcttccctggaaggggatatTGGTGACGTGGGGGGTGACCCCACTGCTCTTGAAGGTGACCTGGAGGGAGACCCCTCTTCCCTAGAAGGGGATATAGGTGATGCTGAGGGTGACCCCAGTGCTGCTGAGGGGGACCCTACTGCACTGGAAGGGGATACTGGTGACGTGGAGGGggaccccactgctgctgaaggtgacgttgagggagacccctcttccctggaaggggatattgatgatgtggagggtgaccccactgctgctgaaggtgacCTGGAGAGAGACCCCTTttccctggaaggggatatAGGTGACGTGGAgggtgaccccactgctgctgaaggtgatgttgagggagacccctcttccctggaaggggatattgatgatgtggagggtgaccccactgctgctgaaggtgacCTGGAGAGAGACCCCTTttccctggaaggggatatTGATGATGTGGAGGGTGACCCCACTGCTCTTGAAGGTGACCTGGAGGGAGACCCCTCTTCCCTAGAAGGGGATATAGGTGATGCTGAGGGTGACCCCAGTGCTGCTGAGGGGGACCCTACTGCACTGGAAGGGGATATTGGTGATGTGGAgggtgaccccactgctgctgaaggtgatGCTGAGGGTgacccctcttccctggaaggggatatAGGTGACGTGGAgggtgaccccactgctgctgaagggGACGTGGAGGCagacccctcttccctggaaggggatatAGGTGGTGTGGAGG ggttctggtga